A genome region from Populus alba chromosome 5, ASM523922v2, whole genome shotgun sequence includes the following:
- the LOC118029801 gene encoding proline-rich receptor-like protein kinase PERK5: MSTTPDAPSPDSGSPPPPPASSPPPENSPPPPPPQSDSPPPDASSPPPPPPPTSDSPPPPPPKRSNASPPPPPNSRSLSPPPPPNSRSLSPPPPPPNSSNSGGSSDQMKIVVGVAVGVGIFLIAMIFICAYCSRRKKRKNMHYYGENPQGGSEQFSYNSPQQSNWHNGLPTEHGMKLSQSPGPMGSGWPAPPPPMMNSSDMSSNYSGPYRPPLPPPSPNIALGFNKSTFTYDELAAATNGFDQANLLGQGGFGYVHKGVLPNGKDIAVKSLKLGSGQGEREFQAEVDIISRVHHRHLVSLVGYCIAGGQRMLVYEFVPNKTLEHHLHGKGLPVMDWPTRLRIALGSAKGLAYLHEDCHPRIIHRDIKAANILIDNNFEAMVADFGLAKLSSDNYTHVSTRVMGTFGYLAPEYASSGKLTDKSDVFSYGVMLLELITGKKPVDPSSAMEDSLVDWARPLMITSLDTGNYNELVDPMLENNYNHQEMQRMIACAAASIRHSARKRPKMSQVSRALEGDVLLDDLNEGTKPGQSSVFSGSNGSADYDASSYNADMKRFRQVALNSQEFGSNELGTSSNESPDKLQRGETKYLRGPNDFLPCL, from the exons atgtctACAACCCCTGATGCTCCCTCACCAGATTCTGGCtcccctcctcctccaccagcCTCATCACCCCCACCTGAGAATTcaccacccccacccccacctCAGTCGGATTCTCCACCACCAGATGCATCAtctcctccaccacctccaccacctaCTAGTGATTCTCCTCCTCCACCCCCTCCTAAACGCAGCAATGCTTCGCCACCTCCTCCACCCAATTCTAGATCATTGTCACCACCTCCTCCACCCAATTCTAGATcattatcaccaccaccacctcctccgaATTCATCAAATAGTGGAGGTTCTTCGGATCAGATGAAAATTGTTGTTGGGGTGGCGGTTGGTGTTGGGATATTCCTTATTGCCATGATTTTCATATGTGCATATTGTTCGCGCAGGAAGAAGCGAAAAAATATGCATTATTATGGAGAAAATCCTCAAGGAG GAAGTGAACAATTTTCTTATAACAGCCCACAGCAATCAAACTGGCACAATGGTCTCCCAACAGAACATGGTATGAAGCTATCCCAATCACCAGGTCCAATGGGGTCTGGCTGGCCCGCACCACCTCCACCGATGATGAACAGTAGTGATATGAGCTCCAATTACTCTGGTCCATACCGCCCCCCCTTGCCGCCTCCATCACCTAATATTGCTCTTGGGTTCAACAAAAGTACCTTCACATATGATGAGTTAGCAGCAGCTACAAACGGGTTCGATCAAGCTAATCTATTGGGTCAAGGAGGGTTCGGTTATGTGCACAAAGGTGTGTTGCCTAATGGAAAGGATATTGCAGTTAAGAGCTTAAAGTTAGGTAGTGGACAGGGAGAGCGAGAATTCCAGGCTGAAGTTGATATCATTAGTCGTGTCCATCATCGACATCTTGTGTCACTTGTTGGTTATTGTATTGCTGGAGGTCAAAGAATGTTGGTCTATGAGTTTGTTCCCAACAAGACCTTGGAACATCACCTTCATG GAAAGGGTCTTCCAGTCATGGATTGGCCAACTAGGCTCCGTATTGCATTAGGCTCTGCCAAAGGTCTTGCTTACCTTCATGAAGACT GCCATCCTCGGATAATCCACCGTGATATTAAAGCGGCTAACATCCTCATTGACAACAACTTTGAAGCCATG GTTGCTGATTTCGGACTGGCTAAGCTGTCTTCTGACAATTATACTCATGTATCTACCCGTGTCATGGGTACTTTCGG GTACTTGGCTCCTGAGTATGCATCAAGCGGCAAGCTGACTGATAAATCTGATGTTTTCTCATACGGAGTCATGCTCTTGGAACTCATAACAGGGAAGAAACCTGTAGATCCTTCAAGTGCAATGGAAGATAGCTTGGTGGACTGG GCTCGACCACTTATGATTACTTCATTGGACACAGGCAATTACAACGAGTTGGTCGATCCAATGTTGGAGAATAACTACAATCATCAAGAGATGCAAAGAATGATAGCTTGTGCTGCAGCCAGCATTCGTCATTCTGCAAGAAAGCGCCCAAAAATGAGCCAG GTATCACGTGCATTAGAAGGAGATGTGTTACTGGATGACTTAAACGAGGGTACGAAGCCTGGCCAGAGCTCAGTCTTCTCCGGGTCGAACGGAAGCGCAGACTATGATGCAAGTTCATATAATGCAGATATGAAGAGGTTCAGGCAGGTGGCATTAAATAGCCAAGAGTTTGGAAGCAATGAGCTTGGAACATCAAGCAACGAATCCCCA GATAAACTTCAGAGAGGAGAGACGAAATATTTAAGGGGTCCTAATGATTTTTTGCCATGTTTGTGA